The Silene latifolia isolate original U9 population chromosome X, ASM4854445v1, whole genome shotgun sequence genome contains the following window.
TACTCTGGTATTGCTGATTTGCTGACTGGCTAGTACTCCGTATAACAATGCTAACCATCAGTGTGGGCTCAAAGCTATACCTTTGATAGTGGGCACTGACTCAGATTCCTGGTTTTCTTGTTTTGTGGACCTCTCAACACTGGACCACCTATACACTTTCAATCGTCTTCAATTTTAACTATTCAAACTTTTCTGGTACGTAGTACGTACTCTATGATTTACCCATACTTGTCGTTTGTAAATCTTACAAATTGTATGACCCTACTTGCTTAAAGATATTTGCaacatcacaaaatctcattcaAGAGGAAGACATATTAAACTCCTgggtgacggataccatttcctctcacaacgacccaaatagaggagagagagaAAGCGCGTGAAGTGCCCCACATTgttccccctatccgttttgtgagtagcattacccgtcacttgttCCGACctgtcttcagcaagactaactgttgCAACATTAGTTCAAGACTTCCAACTTAAAATGACTTCTCGGAGGTCTTAGTCTCGAGTCTTGACATCTTCAATGTGCTATACTCTGTATATTAGTCGAGATTATTTGTCTGGTAATACGTATAATTTTGTGTTGGTAAGAATAACCCAATTGAAGAACTTAAAACAGAAAAATAACAGATATATAATCGAAACTCATGTCTGAAATTGCGCATGTCTGGTTGCTCAAAGTCATTGCTTAGTAAGTAGTAAGCGGGTTTTTCTCATCATTTCTGTCGTGTAGGAAAATAAGGACTTACCTTAATGCGGAAGCGATCGGATCGTTGTGCTCGCTAGCTGCCCACTACCGTATATCGTACCTCCGGCGGCTACTAGAGTCCCGGAATATATCCACTCCCCAAATTCCAAGTAACTAAGAGATTATATAAGTTGTGTATTAATAAGATGAATATAATGGTGGTTTCACAAACCACCTCTTATCTTATTTATAATCACCTCACATAGAGGAGTTACAAAGGGCACCATAAACACCCATTAAGTCACACCATAATGGGTAGATTAATATGGTGATAAATAGGATAATTAACAGCCAAATTGATTGTGGCTGTTACTAAAATCCTATTAAATACAATATGTCGGAACTTTATTTTTCGTTTAAGACTACATTATTTCATATGTGGTTAACATTATACAAAATCAATAGGGCAGAAATGGCCTGTTAATCGACCCTGGACGTTTGTTGACCACCCGACACTTGTTCCTAACCTCACCAGGCCGGCCTGACTGTATATCACCCATCTTTATCATTCCCTTGACAAAGGCTTTAAAAAATGAATCCTGATCATTACTGAACTTGACCACCCATCCCCTAGTCTTCGGATTTGTGTGTAGAGTTTGATCCGAGTTTAAGTATCCTCTGCCAGCGACAAGGTCCTTGAAGTACTGGTTATCAAATACAGTCGGAGTTGCATCCAAGTTAACTGTCAGATTCTGATCAACATTAGGAGGGCACAACATGTATAACTCCTGCCTGAATGCAGGCTCGATTGCAGGGTCAGGCTTTCCATCACCACTCTGGTTGTATAAGCGGTGCATGATGGAGAAACATCGACCCTTTCCAATAGAGTGAGATCCTGATAGAGCCACCATATCTTTGACAGTCAGGTTGAACTTGGCAAATAAATCTATTAAGGCGCTTGCGTTGGATCTTGGGCTTGGCATTATGGCGTCTGAGTCCGCCTCGCTTGCTGTCAAGCTATCCAACCTTCCTAATTTCACCTCCCAATCCGGTCCTCCAGTCTGTTAATTAAAGTCAATTATACAAGTATTTTACTAAGGATTAGTAGTATCCTTTTGTCTCCGACAATTGTTTGTTTACCTTCATTTGTTTTTGCCAGGGAAATTTTAAACAAAGGTAGACAAATGACTGGGAGCTACCGGCTAGGCCTCCGCCCAACTCAACAATTTACAGAATGATTTAGTTAGAAAGGAACGAAGTTTACCATCACGACAGCGTCTCTAGAAGCCATGATGATGATATCCGCACAGGATACAGTCAATGGGCAAATGTCCTCAAGAGCCTTTTTAATTTCGTCAATAACATGGTACTTTCTGAGAGAGTTTATATTCGAGAGAGAACGCTTTTCCCCTCGCATGGTTGGCGTGTTATCTAACAGCAACGAAGCATCACATCCCTTCACCATTCATACA
Protein-coding sequences here:
- the LOC141623207 gene encoding peroxidase 17-like; translation: MYTSLLLFFLVLPMITGEAELRHGFYSKSCPKAESTVREVMKRAMIREIRSAASVMRLQFHDCFVDGCDASLLLDNTPTMRGEKRSLSNINSLRKYHVIDEIKKALEDICPLTVSCADIIIMASRDAVVMTGGPDWEVKLGRLDSLTASEADSDAIMPSPRSNASALIDLFAKFNLTVKDMVALSGSHSIGKGRCFSIMHRLYNQSGDGKPDPAIEPAFRQELYMLCPPNVDQNLTVNLDATPTVFDNQYFKDLVAGRGYLNSDQTLHTNPKTRGWVVKFSNDQDSFFKAFVKGMIKMGDIQSGRPGEVRNKCRVVNKRPGSINRPFLPY